The genomic stretch CGCGCGAATACCATCATCTCTACGGCCTGACGAAGCAGCGGCTGGCGAATGCGAAGCCCGATGCGCTGGTCATGCATCCGGGTCCGATGAACCGCGGGGTCGAGATCGACAGCGAGGTGGCCGACTTGATCGACCGTTCGATCATCACGCGCCAGGTCGAGATGGGCGTTGCCATCCGCATGGCCGCGCTCGATGTGCTGACCCGCCGCGGGCGTGGGGTCGATGGCTGGGGAGCGGCGGCATGAAACAGGCGCGTCCCCTCACCATTACGAACGGACGGATAGCGACTCCGGACGGGATCGCGGATGGCGGCATCCGGCTGGTCGACGGCCTGATCGATGCAGTCGGCGATGTCGCGGCGCAGGATGGCGACGAAACCGTCGATGCGCGCGGCAGGCTAATCGCGCCCGGCCTCGTCGACCTCGGCGTCTTCGCGATCGACAAGCCCGCGTTCCACTTCGGCGGGATCACCCGTGCAGCGCTGATGCCCGACCAGTCGCCGCCGCTCGATCTGCCGAGCCGGGTGTCGTACATCGCCAAGAGCGGCAAGCCAGACCTATGGGTCCACCCGCTCGCCGCCGCGACCCGCGATCTCGCCGGTTCGGAGATCGCCGAAATCGCCCTGATGCGCGAAGCGGGCGCGCGTGCCGTCGCTACCGGGCGCGGCTGGATCGCGGACTCCGGCGCGATGCTGCGCCTGCTGCAATATGCCGCCATGCTCGACATGGTCGTAATCGCCCATGCCGAGGATGCCGCGCTCGTCGGCAGCGGAGTTGCCACCTCCGGCGAAGTTGCAACCCGCCGCGGCCTGCCGAGTGCGCCGCCACAAGCCGAAGCCATCGCCATCGCCCGCGATCTCGCGCTGGCCGAGATGGCCGGAGCGCGGATCCATTTCCGGCAGGTGACCACGCGCGCGGGGCTGGATCTGATCCGCAATGCCAAGGCGCGGGGGGCATCGGTTACCTGCGGCGTGACGCCAGCGCACTTCATGCTCTCCGACCTGGCGACCGTCGACTTCCGCACCTTCGCCCGGCTTTCGCCGCCGCTACGAAGCGAAGACGACCGGCAGGCCGTGCGCGGGGCCATCGCCGACGGCACGATCGACGTCATCGCCAGCGGGCACGATCCGCGTGGCCCGGAAGACAAGCGCTTGCCGTTTTCCGATGCCGAACCGGGCATGGCGGGGGCGGAAACCCTGCTCGCCATGACACTTTCGCTGGTGCGCGACGAGGTGATCGACCTGCCGCGCGCCGTCGCCATGCTGTGCACGGCCCCTGCGAGAATCCTCGGCGTCGAGGCCGGTGTCCTCGAGCTGGGCAAGGAAGCCGACATCGCGATCGTCGATATCGACAAGCCGTGGATCATTCAGAGCGAGAAGATGGCAGCGACCGCCGGTAACACGCCGTTCGACGGACAGCCGACGCAGGGCCGCGTGACCGCACTCTACAAGGACGGCGTCGCAATCGATATTTAGCGCGCAAGAAAAAGCCCCGCCCGGATCGCTCCGGACGGGGCTGGCGAAGTCTGATGGAGTGCGGTTGTTACCGCGAGGCGACCCTAACCCCATCACGAACTACATTCAGAGCGCCGGGAAGGGGAGAAGAAGCGGCATAGGCGATGCACCCTGCGCCCGAGCTCTTGACCGAGCGGCACATCGACTGGGCCGATGCCTTGGCGAAACCGGCTGCCGCGACGCGGTAGTAGATCTTGCCGTTCACGCGGGCCTTGGTGATTACGCGTTCCGCATCGGATAGCTCGGGGTGGCGCTGCTGGAAAACCTTCCACGCGGCCTGGGCATCGGACATCGAGAAATACGAGCCGAGCTGGATGTTGTAATCGCCGGATGCCATCGCGACGGGGGCAGCCTTGGCCGGAGCGGGTTTGGCCGCACGTGGCGCGGCAGCAGGCTTGGCGCGATGCGAAGCCGGGACCGGCTGGACCACTTCGCGGCTGACGAAGCGTGAGCCGCTCACGGTCTCGAGACCGGCATCGGCCAGTGCCGCTTCACCGCTGTCTTCGAATTGCGCTGCGCTGGCGCTTGGGTCCATCGAAGGTATCGAATTGACGGCAGGCAACTCGTCCGCGAGCGCGAAATCGCTGGCCGGAGCTGCATCGACCGGCTCGACCTGATCGGCGGATTCGACCGCGAGCTGGCTATGCGCCGGATGATTGGCAAGCGCCAGCATGGCCGGCTGACCGGCATCTTCCACCGGCTGCACGTCGAGCAGGCGGGCGACCAGGACGGTCGGGTGCCGTGCGCTTGCGAGCTGCGCCCATTCCTGCAGGCGCTCGTTCAGCTTGTCGCCGGGAACGTCCTGCGAGGCGAGGATGCGGGCATTGCGCCAGTCGCCCGAGAGGGCGAATGCATAAGCGAGGTTCTGGCGAACCTTGGGCGTGTTCTGCCCACCGCGCAGCGCATTGTCGAGGATGTGGACGCCCTGCTGCGGCTGCCCGGCGAGTGCTAGGGCAAGGCCGAAATCGGCCGGGTCGATCGCATTCTGGTGCTGGCGCAGCAGCTCGTGCGCGCCGGGGATGTCGCCGATTGCAGTCAACGCCAGCGAATAGCTGATGATCGTGCGCGCGGCCGTATCGCCGAGCTCGACGGCTTCGCCGAAGGTGGTCGCAGCCGAAGCGAAACGACCCGATTTGAGATAGGCGTTGGCGAGCAGCGTGCGGGTCTGCGCATCGCGCGGCGCGGCCAGTACGGCGGCTTCCGCATGCTCGATCGCCTCGCCCTGCTGGCCCTTCGCCAGCGCCTTCTCCGCCTTGGCGGCGGAATAGTTGTGCGAGGGAGCGACCTTGCCGGTGCAACCGGCCAGCGCGGTCGTGGCCAGCGCCGTGGTTACGGCGAGCCGGATGAACCGGGTGGTTTTGGCTTTGCTCTCGATGCTCATTGTCATTCCCCTGAAGGCGATCCCACGTCTTCGAACCGTTATTTTTCCGACTGCTGGACTTGTGCGGCGAGGCTCGCGATTTCCGGCATTTCGGCCAGCAGATCGTCCAGCGCATCGGTCACCAGTTGCTGCGCGCTGCGACCGCGAACGGTGCAGGCGAGCCGCAGCATCAGGTGCCGCTCGTGGTCGAGCCGCAGCGTGAAGGCTGCCCGCTTGCCGCGCGAAGCGGCAGATTTGCGAACGACCGGCTTGGCGTTGGCCGCGGCCGGCTTGTCCAGCTGGGCGGCGATCTTGCTCAGCGATTCGCGCACCTGGTTGGGTGCGGGCTCCGCATCGGTTTCGTTGGCCGCCTGTCGGGGCGCGATCGGCACGACTTTTTCTGCAGTCGGCTTTTCGGCCACGAGGGGCGTGCTGCTATCGTCGCCCATGTCGTTCCAGCCGAGATCTTCCAGGTTGGCGGCGGCTTCCTTGCCGTCGACAGGGCCGGGAATCCCGGACTGCGGGCGCATGGCGGGCTTGGCACCGCCCTTGCGCGCGAGGAGCGTCGGGGTGAGCGAGGCGAAATTGGCGTCAGACATCCGGCAGTCTCCGCCCAGGCGTTCTTACTGTGCCACCCGGCGGCCGAAGCCGCCAGCGGGGCGATGGGCACCGGGAACAGCGCTCTGCGTGTTCGGTGCGGCGAAGACCGTACGGCGGAAGTTCTTCTCCAGCCGGTCGGCGATGTATTTCCACAGCGCGGTGACCTCGGCGGCCGAGCGGCTTTCGGGGTCCACTTCCATCACCGTGCGGCCATCGATCATCGATGCGGCGAAATCGGTGCGGTGGTGCAGGGTGATCGGGGCGACCGTGCCGTGCTGCGACAGCGCGACGGCGGCTTCCGAGGTGATCTTGGC from Qipengyuania profundimaris encodes the following:
- a CDS encoding dihydroorotase, with amino-acid sequence MKQARPLTITNGRIATPDGIADGGIRLVDGLIDAVGDVAAQDGDETVDARGRLIAPGLVDLGVFAIDKPAFHFGGITRAALMPDQSPPLDLPSRVSYIAKSGKPDLWVHPLAAATRDLAGSEIAEIALMREAGARAVATGRGWIADSGAMLRLLQYAAMLDMVVIAHAEDAALVGSGVATSGEVATRRGLPSAPPQAEAIAIARDLALAEMAGARIHFRQVTTRAGLDLIRNAKARGASVTCGVTPAHFMLSDLATVDFRTFARLSPPLRSEDDRQAVRGAIADGTIDVIASGHDPRGPEDKRLPFSDAEPGMAGAETLLAMTLSLVRDEVIDLPRAVAMLCTAPARILGVEAGVLELGKEADIAIVDIDKPWIIQSEKMAATAGNTPFDGQPTQGRVTALYKDGVAIDI
- a CDS encoding SPOR domain-containing protein, whose translation is MSIESKAKTTRFIRLAVTTALATTALAGCTGKVAPSHNYSAAKAEKALAKGQQGEAIEHAEAAVLAAPRDAQTRTLLANAYLKSGRFASAATTFGEAVELGDTAARTIISYSLALTAIGDIPGAHELLRQHQNAIDPADFGLALALAGQPQQGVHILDNALRGGQNTPKVRQNLAYAFALSGDWRNARILASQDVPGDKLNERLQEWAQLASARHPTVLVARLLDVQPVEDAGQPAMLALANHPAHSQLAVESADQVEPVDAAPASDFALADELPAVNSIPSMDPSASAAQFEDSGEAALADAGLETVSGSRFVSREVVQPVPASHRAKPAAAPRAAKPAPAKAAPVAMASGDYNIQLGSYFSMSDAQAAWKVFQQRHPELSDAERVITKARVNGKIYYRVAAAGFAKASAQSMCRSVKSSGAGCIAYAASSPLPGALNVVRDGVRVASR